The region GCGTTGACCGGGGCGACCGCCATTGGCGGGGGAGATATCAAACTGTTTGCAATGATTGGTTTATGTGTCGGCTGGGAGAAATTTTTCGCCATATTCCTCATCTCCCACGTGTTGGCGGCTTTGGTGGCGATTCCGATGAAACTGTTCAGCCAAAAGGCAGACTGGAAATCGACGCTGCCGATGGCGCCCTTCATTTTTACTGGGACTCTCGTCACTTACGGGTTGTATCTATTTTGAGCCGGGAGGAAGCCGCGCGTGAAGGACAAACAACGAACCGGGAAACATTGGTTTTGGCAGGAGATCCGTGCCACGGGCAAGACCGAATCCGACCAACACACGCTTCAACAACTCCTCGCTTCTCTGACCCATTTGAACAAGGAATTCTCCTCACTCAATCATATCATCGAAAACCGGATCCGCTACGACAAAACCAAAGAAGAAGCGTTTGACCGACTGTATGCCGAGCTGGAAGAACTAAAACAGGATCAGCATTTCGCCAAAACAAGCCATTATACATAGATCTGATCTTATTGTTTGACCGGGTGGATAACATGAGTCGGGAGATCGATACCGACTCGGAGATCGGACGCACGTTTGCCCTTCTGTTGGAGACGCTCAAGGACGAGGTGCTGGAGATTCTTTACCGCCGGGAGATACAGCTGATGCGAACGGGCTCCGACGCCTTCGACCCGCGCGTACAGCATGCGATCGGAGTGGAGCACACCGATGATCCTGCGGATAACAACCGAGTGGCCAGGGTGGTCCGGCACGGGATTCTCTATCGGGATACGGTGCTGCGACCGGAAGAAGTGATCGTGAAGCGGTATCGGTCGGCGTCGTCCACGTCGTTGGTGGAAAGAGGATAATGCCAGTTTCAAGATATGAGAAAGGAGCGTACTCATCTTGAGTGAAGAAGTGATTGTCGGGATCGATCTGGGGACGACGTTTTCCGCGATTGCCTATGTCAACGCATACGGGAAGCCAGAGGTGATTCCCAACCGCGAAGGGGATCGGACCACCCCGTCCGTCATCTTTTTTGAGCCGGATGGTACCCCGATCGTAGGCAAGGAAGCGCGCCATCAGGCGTTGGTGGACCCGCGCCGGGCGGTTCGTTTCATCAAGCGTGAGATGGGGAATCCCTCGTATCGTTTCAATGTGAACGGGCAGGACTATTTCTCTGAGGATCTGTCCGTATTGATCCTGAAAAAATTGAAGGCGGACGCGGAAGCCTACCTTGGCAAGCCGGTGAACAAAGCCGTCATCAGCGTACCGGCCTACTTCAAGGACGCCCAACGGGAATGCACCCGCCAAGCGGGCAAAATCGCCGGCCTCGACGTGATCCGCATCATCAACGAGCCGACCGCGGCCGCGCTCGCCTACGGATTGGACAAGGCCGAGGGCAATCAGACCATTTTGGTGTACGACTTCGGCGGTGGGACGTTTGACGTGACGGTGATGCGCGTGGAGGGGCAACGATTCACCATCCTAGCCACCGACGGGGATTCCCACTTGGGCGGCAAGGACATCGACGAGCGGCTGGTCGATTATTTCGCCGAGGAATTCATGCGTGCCTACTGGATGGATCTCCGCCAGGAACCGCACACATTGCAGGATTTGTGGGACAAGGCGGAGATCGCCAAAAAGGATCTCTCCTTCCGCAACCAATTGGCCGTTACACTGGCCACCGGGGACAAGGCGCTGCGGGTAGACATCGACCGAGAGTTGTTTGACGAGCTCACCCACGATCTGATCGCTCGGACGGAAGCCTGTATACAACGGGTGATCAGTCGGCAGGTTTGACGTGGGACCAGATTGACACGGTGCTGCTCGCCGGCGGTTCCAGCCGGATTCCCGCTGTGAAGGAGATGATCAAGCGCGTCACCGGCAAGGATGCGGCACGTAATATGAACCCGGACGAATGTGTGGCGATGGGAGCAGCGATTCAAGCGGTCGTCTCCATGATGGAAAAAGGGGAGCAGGAATCCGCACCGCCGCTGGAAGGGGCCGCTGACATCGTCGTCCAGGACGTGGCGTCTCACAGTTTGGGTGTCAAGGCGCTGTCCTCGGACAAAACGCGTTATGTCAACAGCATCATCATTCCCGAGCAACGCCGATCCCCTGCGAACGGACCCGTACCTACGTCACCGGCGAGGATAACCAACCGCGGGTGGAGATCGAGGTGCTGCAGGGAGAGGACGAAGATCCCAACTCCCCCAACGTACAGCTGATCGGCAAAGCGGGCTTGCGTAACCTGCCGCCGCATAAGGCCGGGGAATTGGTAATCGAGATAACGCTCCGCAATGATGCAGACGGCGTGATCGAAGTGGTGGCCAAAGAGCTGAAGAGCGGGTAGAAGACCCGCGAAGTCGTCATGCAGAAAACGAACATCTTGTCCGAAGACGTATTGGAAGAGCGGAAACAACTGCTGGATTCAGTCAGGTTGTAAACAGAGAGAACCTGATTGGATGGAACCGGATGAAGGAGTGGACAAGCGATGAGCAAGGTTGTGGGCATCGATCTCGGTACGACCAACTCGGCGATCGCTGTCGTCAACCCTTACGGGAAGCCGGAGATTCTGGTCAACTGCGAGGGGGAACGCATCACCCCCTCCGTTGTGTTGTTTGAGGGGAACGAGCCGATCGTCGGCAGCATCGCCAAGCGGTCGGCGGTGATGTCACCGCTCAACGTCGTGCAGTTTGCCAAACGGCAGATAGGCGTAAAATCATGGAAGTTCCGCACGGAGACCGGCGAGATTTACAATGCGGTGGACATCTCCGCCATCATTTTGAAACGGCTCAAGGAAGATGCGGAAATGCTCCTGGGCGAGGAGATCCGGGATGCTGTCATCACCGTTCCCGCCTATTTCGATGACGCACAGCGAAAAGCGACGCTGGACGCCGGACGGATTGCGGGGCTCAATGTGTTGCGCATCATTAACGAGCCGACCGCGGCCGCTCTCGCCTACGGGCTGAACAAGGTGGGGGAGGAGCAGACCATCCTCGTCTATGACCTGGGTGGCGGCACGTTCGACGTTACCATCATGCGTCTAAACGGAGAGCGCATCGAGGTGGTCGCCACTGGCGGGGCAAAAAACCTGGGCGGCTTCGACTGGGACAACGAAATCATGAAATACCTGAATGAAGAGTTTCAAAAACAAGGCGGCCCCAATCTGTTCGACGACCCGGTGATGGAACAGGATCTACGCGACAAAGCGGAAATGGCCAAGCGCACCCTTTACTCACGCGAAAAGACCAGCGCCTTTCTCTCCGCCGGCGGGGTGAACGCTTCCATCACGTTGACACGGGGAACGTTCGAGACGATCACGCGCCATCTGTTGCGCCAGACGCAGAGCATCATGGAGTTTGTGCTGGAAGACGCAGGCATACAGTGGAAGGATATTGACAAGATCCTGCTCGTCGGCGGGTCCACCCGTATGAAGGCTGTCCCGGCCATGATCGAGCGCGTGACGGGTATCAAACCGTCGATGGATGTCAACCCGGACGAAGTAGTGGCGATGGGGGCGGCCATTCAGGGTACGCTGATCCAAGTGCAACGGGGCACGGCCCAACTGCACGAAGCGGCGGATTTCCCGATCGTGGAGGTGCAGGATGTCAACTCCCACAGTTTGGGTGTCGTCGCCCTAGACGAACACGATCGGGAAGTTAACTCCATCGTGTTGAAAAAGGATACCCCCATCCCGTGTAAGGCGAGCGGTCGCTACGTTACCAGCGTGGACAACCAGACCAGCTTCACGTGCAGGTGACGGAAGGAGAGGACACCGACCTCAACTACGTGAAGATCGTGGGCGAAGGCGTGATGGATCTGCCGCCGCGTCCGAAAGGATCACCGCTGGAAGTGATCTTCGAGTACGACCGCGATGGGATCATCCACGTCTCCGTCGTCGATTTGACCTCCGGCCAGCGGTTGGGTGAGCTGAAGATCGAGCGCGTCTCCAACCTGACTGAAGAAGAAGTGGCGGAAAAACAACAACGCCTCGGCAAACTGGCCATCGGCTGAGGCGTATCCTTCGCATTTTGAAACGGAAAAGGGTTGTTGGCGATGGAAAACTACTATGAACTCTTCGGGATTCCCCGCGAAGCAGATAAGGGGGGGATCCGCAAACGGATCCACCAGGAACTGCGCAAATGGAGCAACCGGACCAATGCCCCGCAGATGGAGCGCCGCCAGGAGGCGGAGCGAATGGTGCAGCTGCTGGAGGAAGCGGAGGAAATCCTGCTCGACCCTGACAAGCGGGCGGCCTATGACCGGCAGTTGACCGCCGCTTCCCGGCTCCAGACATCTGTGCGCCGGGAGCAGGCCGCGGCATTCGATGTCACCCGTACGGGAACTGGTACGGTCACTCCGGTGGAAACCATCATTTCCCGGGGAACAGAACTGTTGGAGCAAAACCGGGTGGCGGACACGATTGTCCTCGCGCGCCAGGCCAACCCCGACGCATGGGCACTGCTGGCCCACGCCAAATTGGAGTGGGGCGAACCGGAACAGGCAGTGGAAGCATTCCGGCGGGCGATCGAGCTGAAACCCAATGACGGGCGGTACTACTACGGTCTCGGCCAAACTTACGAACAGCTGAACCGCTGGGAGGAAGCAGTTACCCAGTACCGGCGTACCTGCAAAACGGACCCGGACAACCATCAGTACCGGGTCGCTCTCGGCATGGCGCTGATCCGGGCAGAGCGATTCGATGACGGGGTGGCTCTGCTGGAACAGTGTGCGCAAGCCGAACCGGACAACCCGGTTTACCAGGAGAGCCTGGCGATTGGTTACCAAGCCAAAGCCTACTACAGCTCGACCAAAGTGCCCGCCGGACATCCGATGATGGCAGAAGGACGATACCCCACCACCTATCAGCAGTATCGCACTGCCGTGCGCTACCTGAGCAAAGCTTTGGCTTTGCGGTTCGACAACCCCCAGCTGCGGCAGACCCTGCGCGAGACGCTGAAAAAGGTGGAGAAAGAGGGGGCGCGCCTTTTCACCGGCAGCAAGCTGTCCATCGGCATTGTCTGGGCATTGCGGTCTACAGCTTGTTTGTCGACGCCACCGTCGGCGCACGCGTGTTTCTCTTTCTTCTACCGGCTTTGTAAATCGCCTCAGCGTTGACACCCAAATACAAGGTGTACCAGCGCCTGATTCGTCGCGGTACCCCGCATTCTGATTTGGCTTTAGCGGATGAATGGCTGAGCAAACGGATCCGTCGTACCGGATCGGTCATCGTATTCATCATCCTTGGTATCTACTTCATGCCGTGGGTGATGTTGGCGGCGACATTGTACAATCTCTACCATAACTACCCTGTGAAAAGATGGTTAGATGTCGTTTTCTCCCGATGGAAAAGGCAAACGATGTCGAAAAAAAGAGAGTTATGAAAAAATGTGTATTGTCATAGGTGGAAAGGGTTGCTATTATATTGTCTAGCAATAGCATATTGTAATAATTCTATCCTGAACCACCAACAATTTTCCTATTCCACAATAAGCAGGTGTTGACCCAACATGCAAGATGCAAAACGCAGAGCCATCATTTTTACCGTTATTTCCGTGGTTTTGGCTGCCATTGCAGGTTTTATGTTTTTGGAAAAACAAAATGAATTGGAGGCTGATTACGGTCAGACGATACCGATGTATGTGGCCGCTAAACCGATCACAGCCCGTCAACCTTTGAAACCGAGTGATTTCACGCAAGTTCCAGTTCCAAGAAAGTATGCTATGGGATCAATAGTCAATAACTTGAACGCCATTCCAATCAATGGTGGCTACCAATATCCAATCGATCATCTGGTCGCCGTTGTACCGATGAAAAAGGGTGAACCACTTACAACCAACATCTTGAAACCAATAAATGATACGTCATCGGGAGATAAGCGTTTAGTAGCATTAACAACCTCGGAGCGAGTTTTCTTTGATCAACCACTCTCGGTAAATGATCGTGTAGATGTGATAGTTACGACTCAGAAAAATGGACAAGATGAGGTGGATACAAAACCTTTGCTACTTGACAAGCCGGTTGTCATGGTATCCTCCGATGGTAAGGCAATATGGTTGGAACTGGAATTCAACGATGCTGTCAATCTGATTAAATACGAGAATTTTGCTCAGTCCATACGTGTATTGAAGGCTCCCCAGGTAGGAGGCTCAGGGTCGGACAACAAGCAAACTTACGATGATAATGAAAAGGACAAATCGAAGGGTCAAAATTTAGCATCCAATAAAAAGGGTGCACCCTCTAATGATGTTCGGAATAATAAAAAGCCCTCTAAGAAAGAGACGCAATAATAGACTATCCCTTTGGAGGCAAAGTTTACAATGAGTGCGGAAATTAAGCTGTTGGTCGTGACGGAAGAACCGGCACAAGCAGAAGATATCCAATCACGAGTCGGAAATCAGTTCCCGCAGTTTTTACATATTCATCCCAATGAAGTAAGACGTGAGATTGCCCGTTTACAACCGGATATCGTTTTACTGCATGAGATGAAGGATGGTTCAGGAATACAGTTGATTCCCTATATTTCCAGGGAAGTATCGGATGTATTTATCATTTATTTAACGGAACGTCGTGACCCGGTTCGGACCCGTGATGTGGGTAGAGCAGGGGCATTTGATGTACTGTTTTTACCGGATGAAATTACCGCCTTGGAGGATGTTTTAAGCAGAGCGGTAAAAGCCCATCAGGCGAAGGAGTATCGATCGGAGGCCAGTGCGAGTTTCACCTGGGGACGTGGGCAAATCATTTCTTTTTACAGTGGTAAAGGGGGATGTGGACGGAGTTTGATATCCTCCACATTGGCCCAAACATTGCAACTCGATTCCACCTCAGGTGTGTTGTTGGTCGATTTGAATTTGCAGTACGGAGGATTGGAGAGTTATCTCAACATCGAGAGCGATCGGTCAATCTATGATCTAACACCGGTATTGGAAGAGCTGAATGATAACCATATCCGGAACGTTACAGTGGTAGAGCCGTATTCACAAGTAGAGGTTTTAGCCAGTCCCGCTGATGCTGAGATAGCTGATCAAGTGACGGAAGATCATGTTGAGCGGTTGTTGCGTGCCGCTCGCCTTTACTACGACTATATTCTGGTGGATTTACCTACGGAAATGAGTACCCTCACCTTCACCGCATTGGAAGAGTCGGATAAATTGTTTTATGTAATGAATCCTGACTCGGTTTCTATGAGAATTTTTGGGAGGGTGCTTGATCTATTTGGGAAAATTGGGGTGGATACAAGCGATCGACTGGAAGTGATTCTCAACCGGGTAAGCAGGGATTATGAGCTTGATATAAAAACTGTCCAACAACATTTCCCCTATCCAGTTATTGGTGAAATTCATGAAGATACGAAAAAGCTGCAACAAATGATTAACCGCGGAACACCGTTGCGCACTTCCAGAAGAGAGCGGGGGCTTTCGGTTTTCGCCAGAGACATTCAGAAGATAGCCAAGAAATTACTTTCTCAACAAGCCGGAAAAACAGCCTAAAAAAGGGGGTGTAACGGTTGGCGTTGTTCGATCGGATTCAAAGCCGCCCTCAAAAATCACGTCGCCGCTCCAATCAATCACATTCAGTGTCTTCAATCAATCAAAACCGGATTGATAAATTGGCCCAGCATTTTAAAGCCCGTTTGTTAAGGGAGACAGATCTTGAAAAATTAACGCAATTACCCTCCAATGAGCTGAGGATCACTTTAGACAGAATTGTTGGTCGCTACCTTGCGGATGAACAAGTGGTGATCACCCGGCAAGAACGTGACCGTTTAATCAGCAAAATCATTGATGAATCAGTGGGTTATGGTCCGCTGGAACCATTATTGATGGACGAAGAGATCACGGAAATCGTGGTGAATGGACCGGAGGAAGTTTACTACGAGAAAAACGGGAAGCTGCACAAAACGGACATCAAATTCCGGGATGAAGAAGCACTTCGACATGTGATTGACCGGATTGTGGCACCGATTGGGCGCCGTATAGACGTGAGCTCACCCATGGTGGATGCCCGTTTACCTGACGGTTCACGTGTGAATGCTGTTATTCCACCTATCGCACTGAAGGGTTCACTATTATCGATCCGGAAATTCCGAAAAGACCCGATCAGGATTGACGACCTCATTCGGTTTGGAAGTTTAACACCGGATATGGCCCAATTTCTGACGAGTCTGGTACGGGCAAAACTGAATTTGATTATTTCGGGGGGAACAGGTAGCGGGAAAACGACTTTGTTGAACGCGTTGGCCTGTTTCATCCCTGAGAATGAGCGGATCATTACCATTGAGGATATGGCTGAGCTCCGCATCCCCCATGGACATGTGGCCGGGATGGAAGCCCGCCCTGCCAACGTGGAGGGAAAAGGGGAAATCACCATTCGTCAATTGGTTCGAAATGCTCTCCGGATGCGTCCCGACCGGATCATCGTCGGTGAGGTACGGGGGGCGGAGGCATTTGATATGCTTCAAGCCATGAACACAGGGCATGAAGGTTCGCTTACTACAATCCATGCCAACTCACCCGATGATGCCATGAGGCGGTTGGAAGGTATGGTGATGATGTCCAGCATTGATCTACCTGCCGCTATCATTCGTGAATATATCGTGGGTGCAGTTGATTTTATTATTCAAATCGGACGTCTGCCTGACGGACAACGGAAAATGTTGTCCATTGCTGAAATTCAAAAAGACGATCAGGGTCACTTTGAGATGAAGGAAATCTTCCGATTTAACCAAACCGGGGTGAAGGAAGATGGAACTGTGGTAGGATATTTCTCACCAACAGGGATTCTTCCCAAGTGTTTACCCCGTCTGAAAGCATATGGCGTACCAGTTGATCCGAAGATTTTCCGCCCTGTCAGGGGTGACATTCGATGATAGTCGCTTTGCTCGGAGGGGGTTCCGTATTTTTTGCTCTATTAGCATTGTATTCGTTTATCACACTCCGCGGCGAACGGGGAGAAATATCGAACCGGATTTCTAAATGGCTGTCCCAACAAACGGTAACGAAAAGTTGGTCCGATGAATTGGTGGATAAACTGGACCGGCTTGAGATGATGAAGAAATTGGAACCTGAAC is a window of Polycladomyces subterraneus DNA encoding:
- a CDS encoding prepilin peptidase gives rise to the protein MGEHFVFIVLLILTGIASVTDLRERLIYDRVVLAGAAFAIVFRLWYRVEPWWDYLLTGFGVLFVLATIGALTGATAIGGGDIKLFAMIGLCVGWEKFFAIFLISHVLAALVAIPMKLFSQKADWKSTLPMAPFIFTGTLVTYGLYLF
- the grpE gene encoding nucleotide exchange factor GrpE, whose protein sequence is MDNMSREIDTDSEIGRTFALLLETLKDEVLEILYRREIQLMRTGSDAFDPRVQHAIGVEHTDDPADNNRVARVVRHGILYRDTVLRPEEVIVKRYRSASSTSLVERG
- a CDS encoding Hsp70 family protein, translating into MPCERTRTYVTGEDNQPRVEIEVLQGEDEDPNSPNVQLIGKAGLRNLPPHKAGELVIEITLRNDADGVIEVVAKELKSG
- a CDS encoding CpaF family protein, translated to MALFDRIQSRPQKSRRRSNQSHSVSSINQNRIDKLAQHFKARLLRETDLEKLTQLPSNELRITLDRIVGRYLADEQVVITRQERDRLISKIIDESVGYGPLEPLLMDEEITEIVVNGPEEVYYEKNGKLHKTDIKFRDEEALRHVIDRIVAPIGRRIDVSSPMVDARLPDGSRVNAVIPPIALKGSLLSIRKFRKDPIRIDDLIRFGSLTPDMAQFLTSLVRAKLNLIISGGTGSGKTTLLNALACFIPENERIITIEDMAELRIPHGHVAGMEARPANVEGKGEITIRQLVRNALRMRPDRIIVGEVRGAEAFDMLQAMNTGHEGSLTTIHANSPDDAMRRLEGMVMMSSIDLPAAIIREYIVGAVDFIIQIGRLPDGQRKMLSIAEIQKDDQGHFEMKEIFRFNQTGVKEDGTVVGYFSPTGILPKCLPRLKAYGVPVDPKIFRPVRGDIR
- a CDS encoding tetratricopeptide repeat protein, producing the protein MENYYELFGIPREADKGGIRKRIHQELRKWSNRTNAPQMERRQEAERMVQLLEEAEEILLDPDKRAAYDRQLTAASRLQTSVRREQAAAFDVTRTGTGTVTPVETIISRGTELLEQNRVADTIVLARQANPDAWALLAHAKLEWGEPEQAVEAFRRAIELKPNDGRYYYGLGQTYEQLNRWEEAVTQYRRTCKTDPDNHQYRVALGMALIRAERFDDGVALLEQCAQAEPDNPVYQESLAIGYQAKAYYSSTKVPAGHPMMAEGRYPTTYQQYRTAVRYLSKALALRFDNPQLRQTLRETLKKVEKEGARLFTGSKLSIGIVWALRSTACLSTPPSAHACFSFFYRLCKSPQR
- a CDS encoding AAA family ATPase, coding for MSAEIKLLVVTEEPAQAEDIQSRVGNQFPQFLHIHPNEVRREIARLQPDIVLLHEMKDGSGIQLIPYISREVSDVFIIYLTERRDPVRTRDVGRAGAFDVLFLPDEITALEDVLSRAVKAHQAKEYRSEASASFTWGRGQIISFYSGKGGCGRSLISSTLAQTLQLDSTSGVLLVDLNLQYGGLESYLNIESDRSIYDLTPVLEELNDNHIRNVTVVEPYSQVEVLASPADAEIADQVTEDHVERLLRAARLYYDYILVDLPTEMSTLTFTALEESDKLFYVMNPDSVSMRIFGRVLDLFGKIGVDTSDRLEVILNRVSRDYELDIKTVQQHFPYPVIGEIHEDTKKLQQMINRGTPLRTSRRERGLSVFARDIQKIAKKLLSQQAGKTA